A region of Paractinoplanes abujensis DNA encodes the following proteins:
- a CDS encoding MBL fold metallo-hydrolase produces the protein MREVVDGVFELSLGFVNMHLVVTDDGVVLVDTGLPRNAKRIDRALHGLRKQIGDVTAVLLTHHHFDHVGNVADVRRRSGARVFAHAADAPVITGGITGPEPQGLAKLATRLIGRAEPTKLDQLLTGEESEPLPGFTALHTPGHTRGHVSYVLDRSGGILFAGDTASGTRDGQVTLGPTQVSADPAEQGRSLAKLATYEFDHAVFGHGKAVTGGAVERFREYAGRQA, from the coding sequence GTGCGAGAAGTGGTGGACGGCGTCTTCGAGTTGAGCCTCGGTTTTGTCAACATGCACCTGGTCGTGACCGACGACGGGGTGGTGCTGGTCGACACCGGCCTGCCGCGCAATGCCAAACGGATCGACCGCGCGCTGCACGGCCTGCGCAAACAGATCGGGGACGTGACCGCCGTCCTGCTCACCCACCACCACTTCGACCACGTCGGCAACGTCGCCGACGTGCGCCGCCGCTCCGGCGCACGGGTGTTCGCGCACGCCGCCGACGCCCCCGTCATCACCGGCGGGATCACCGGCCCCGAACCCCAAGGCCTGGCCAAACTGGCCACCCGGCTGATCGGGCGGGCCGAGCCGACCAAACTCGACCAGCTCCTCACGGGCGAGGAGTCGGAGCCGCTCCCCGGTTTCACGGCCCTGCACACACCCGGCCACACCCGAGGCCACGTGTCCTACGTGCTCGACCGCTCCGGCGGCATCCTCTTCGCGGGCGACACGGCCTCCGGCACCCGCGACGGCCAGGTCACGCTGGGCCCGACCCAGGTCTCCGCCGACCCCGCCGAACAGGGCCGCAGCCTGGCCAAACTGGCCACGTACGAGTTCGACCACGCCGTCTTCGGCCACGGCAAGGCCGTCACGGGCGGCGCCGTGGAACGTTTCCGGGAGTACGCCGGTCGCCAGGCCTGA
- a CDS encoding SAM-dependent methyltransferase, which translates to MTDHEAPAELQPDVPHAARMWNYWMGGKDNFAADRAAGDAVAQVYPEIVVMARQSRKFLIRVVRALTAELGVRQFLDIGTGLPTMQNTHEVAQSIAPDAKIVYVDNDPMVLAYARALLVGTTAEGTTTYVHADYHDPEKILVGAEEALDFSQPIAVMFMGVMGYEPDLAVIRSIVDTVMARVPSGSYLVFWDGTDTSPAVVEGAERLAQAGGVPYILRSPDELATVFEGLDLVEPGLTQISEWRPDGDGIEPIEAYGAVGRKP; encoded by the coding sequence ATGACGGACCACGAGGCCCCCGCCGAGTTGCAGCCCGACGTGCCCCACGCGGCGCGCATGTGGAACTACTGGATGGGTGGCAAGGACAACTTCGCCGCCGACCGTGCCGCCGGCGACGCCGTGGCCCAGGTCTATCCCGAGATCGTGGTGATGGCGCGCCAGTCGCGCAAGTTCCTGATCCGGGTCGTCCGCGCGCTGACCGCCGAGCTGGGCGTGCGTCAGTTCCTCGACATCGGCACGGGCCTGCCGACGATGCAGAACACGCACGAGGTGGCTCAGAGCATCGCCCCGGACGCCAAGATCGTCTACGTCGACAACGACCCGATGGTGCTGGCTTACGCGCGGGCGCTGCTGGTCGGCACGACGGCCGAGGGCACGACGACCTACGTCCACGCCGACTACCACGACCCCGAGAAGATCCTGGTCGGGGCGGAGGAGGCGCTCGACTTCAGCCAGCCGATCGCGGTCATGTTCATGGGCGTGATGGGCTACGAGCCCGACCTGGCCGTGATCCGCTCGATCGTCGACACCGTCATGGCTCGCGTCCCCTCCGGCAGCTATCTGGTCTTCTGGGACGGCACCGACACGTCCCCGGCGGTCGTCGAGGGCGCGGAGCGACTGGCCCAGGCCGGCGGCGTGCCGTACATCCTGCGCAGCCCCGACGAGCTGGCCACCGTCTTCGAGGGCCTCGACCTGGTCGAGCCCGGCCTCACCCAGATCAGCGAGTGGCGTCCCGACGGCGACGGCATCGAGCCCATCGAGGCCTACGGCGCGGTCGGCCGCAAGCCCTGA
- a CDS encoding ScyD/ScyE family protein, whose amino-acid sequence MHALRTAAAVGTGAFMVVASAPAYAGGGHSGQVPIRTITTQLDGPLGLDVLSPHVALVAESESGEVTAVNLRTGARTALIAKVPGVAGVAAYGGKIFAVLGGPNPDGPPAPPSKYPPASVLVADRNGKNVRVLANLLKYELKRNPDGQRQFDKNGKPYDALSNPFSLTATRWGLLVADGGGNDVLRVDPWTGRVSTFFVPPNPRTKECLAPGAQANPGTKGCDSVPTGVAVHGRHVYVSTLGAEKPGASVIYKLDGRTGKVLRKYGGFTSLTGVAVGPRGTLFASEVLFGAPAGPPPAGFDPSQVGRLTRIDGHRVTHAAVATPTGIEFAGGRLYSTSGSIAGIFGVKHGGRLVEVRQSAFR is encoded by the coding sequence ATGCATGCGCTGAGAACGGCCGCGGCCGTGGGGACGGGCGCGTTCATGGTGGTCGCGAGTGCTCCGGCGTACGCCGGTGGCGGCCACTCCGGCCAGGTGCCGATCAGGACGATCACGACGCAGCTCGACGGGCCGCTGGGCCTCGACGTGCTCTCGCCGCACGTCGCGCTGGTCGCGGAGTCGGAGAGCGGCGAAGTCACGGCGGTCAATCTCCGTACGGGTGCCCGCACCGCACTGATCGCGAAAGTGCCGGGTGTGGCGGGCGTCGCCGCGTACGGCGGAAAGATTTTTGCCGTGCTCGGCGGGCCCAACCCGGACGGGCCGCCGGCGCCGCCCTCGAAATACCCGCCGGCCTCGGTGCTGGTGGCGGATCGGAATGGTAAGAACGTTCGCGTTCTGGCCAATCTGCTGAAATACGAGTTGAAGCGCAATCCGGACGGTCAGCGGCAGTTCGACAAGAACGGAAAGCCGTACGACGCGCTGTCCAATCCGTTCAGCCTGACCGCCACCCGGTGGGGTCTGCTGGTGGCCGACGGCGGGGGCAACGACGTGCTGCGGGTCGATCCGTGGACCGGCAGGGTGTCGACGTTCTTCGTGCCGCCGAACCCGCGGACCAAGGAGTGCCTGGCCCCGGGCGCGCAGGCCAATCCGGGCACGAAGGGGTGCGACTCGGTGCCGACGGGGGTCGCGGTGCACGGGCGGCACGTGTACGTGTCGACGCTCGGCGCCGAGAAGCCGGGCGCGTCGGTGATCTACAAGCTCGACGGGCGTACGGGCAAGGTTCTTCGCAAGTACGGCGGGTTCACCTCGCTCACCGGTGTCGCGGTCGGCCCGCGGGGCACGCTCTTCGCCTCCGAGGTGCTGTTCGGGGCGCCCGCCGGCCCGCCGCCCGCCGGTTTCGACCCGTCCCAGGTGGGCCGGCTGACCCGCATCGACGGTCATCGGGTCACGCACGCCGCGGTCGCGACACCGACCGGGATCGAGTTCGCCGGGGGCAGGCTCTACTCCACGTCGGGCAGCATCGCCGGGATCTTCGGCGTCAAGCACGGCGGGCGGCTGGTCGAGGTGCGTCAGTCGGCGTTCCGCTAG
- the sigJ gene encoding RNA polymerase sigma factor SigJ: MPVDARELEVFEAARGRLEAIAYRLLGSANDAEDMVQETFLRWQAADREMIETPAAWLTKVPTNLCLNRLGSARARRETYVGQWLPEPVLAGDDMLGPSETAEQRESVTIAMLTLMERLAANERVVFVLREAFGYSHAEIAGLLDLSETNCQQIYRRAKQHLAAPDRRRAPVDAPAARKVVEEFLAATLSGRTDDLVRLLSDDAISFGDGGGVVFSLPEPVTGKVRVARFLRGLFTSGEARWEQIGGRPQLFAAVANGAPALVVTVGERLAGVITLDVTTDGIAAVHAMVNPAKLNRARQEWAATEHGEPLTVPW, encoded by the coding sequence ATGCCGGTCGACGCGCGCGAACTCGAGGTGTTCGAGGCCGCCCGGGGCCGTCTCGAAGCCATCGCCTACCGCCTGCTGGGCTCGGCCAACGACGCCGAAGACATGGTGCAGGAGACGTTCCTGCGCTGGCAGGCGGCCGACCGGGAAATGATCGAGACGCCCGCGGCCTGGCTGACCAAGGTGCCGACCAACCTCTGCCTCAACCGGCTCGGCTCGGCCCGGGCCCGCCGCGAGACCTACGTGGGTCAATGGCTGCCCGAGCCGGTGCTGGCCGGGGACGACATGCTCGGCCCGTCCGAAACCGCCGAGCAGCGGGAATCGGTCACGATCGCGATGCTCACGCTGATGGAACGGCTCGCGGCCAACGAACGGGTCGTGTTCGTGCTGCGCGAGGCGTTCGGCTACTCGCACGCCGAGATCGCCGGCCTGCTCGACCTCTCCGAGACCAACTGCCAGCAGATCTATCGGCGGGCCAAGCAGCACCTGGCGGCCCCCGACCGGCGCCGGGCCCCGGTCGACGCGCCCGCGGCCCGCAAGGTCGTCGAGGAGTTCCTGGCCGCGACACTCAGCGGCCGCACCGACGATCTGGTGCGCTTGCTGAGCGACGACGCGATCAGCTTCGGCGACGGTGGCGGCGTCGTGTTCTCGCTGCCGGAGCCGGTCACCGGGAAGGTGCGGGTGGCCCGTTTCCTGCGCGGGCTGTTCACATCCGGCGAGGCCCGGTGGGAACAGATCGGCGGCCGGCCGCAACTGTTCGCCGCGGTCGCCAACGGCGCGCCCGCGCTGGTCGTGACGGTGGGCGAGCGGCTGGCCGGCGTCATCACGCTCGACGTGACCACCGACGGCATCGCGGCCGTGCACGCCATGGTCAATCCGGCCAAGCTGAACCGCGCACGCCAGGAATGGGCGGCCACCGAACACGGGGAGCCGCTCACCGTCCCTTGGTGA
- a CDS encoding ArsR/SmtB family transcription factor produces MGADVLRIHFTPEDVGRVRIAGEPDPMWETIFSVWRLRRPGPELIYGRWRGHAIKASRRDDLELLLPLVRGAYYPDFLTPAEGSAGLQAAIEAIKSTPATRLRDELEELVRHAGPKPSWMGQLAAGDTEILERLAGALRSQYESAISPFWGEARAHVEAERSRRARVLLDQGAEGLLDSFRPMMRWEPPVLEVDTPFDQTLQLDGRGLLLVPSYLSWGTPDTLRDTTLPPVLVYPIEHDLTLRPGLRPADGASLAALIGRTRTALLESLGDGRTTSELARRVGVSAASVSQHTAVLREAQLIQTSRAGKAVVHTLTPLGKALLGELPARP; encoded by the coding sequence TTGGGGGCCGACGTGTTGCGCATCCACTTCACGCCGGAGGACGTCGGCCGGGTGCGGATCGCGGGCGAACCCGATCCGATGTGGGAGACCATCTTCAGCGTGTGGCGCCTGCGCCGCCCCGGTCCCGAGCTGATCTACGGCCGCTGGCGCGGGCACGCGATCAAGGCGAGCCGCCGCGACGACCTCGAGCTGCTCCTGCCGCTGGTGCGCGGCGCGTACTACCCCGATTTCCTCACGCCGGCCGAGGGCTCGGCCGGTCTGCAGGCGGCCATCGAGGCGATCAAGTCGACGCCCGCCACCCGCCTCCGCGACGAGCTGGAGGAACTGGTCCGGCACGCCGGCCCCAAGCCGTCGTGGATGGGTCAGCTGGCCGCGGGCGACACCGAGATCCTGGAACGGCTGGCCGGCGCGCTGCGGTCGCAGTACGAGAGCGCGATCTCCCCGTTCTGGGGCGAGGCGCGGGCCCACGTCGAGGCCGAGCGGTCACGGCGGGCGCGGGTGCTGCTCGACCAGGGCGCCGAGGGCCTGCTCGACAGTTTCCGCCCGATGATGCGCTGGGAGCCGCCGGTGCTCGAGGTGGACACGCCGTTCGACCAGACGTTGCAGCTCGACGGCCGGGGCCTGCTGCTGGTGCCGTCGTACCTGTCCTGGGGCACACCGGACACGCTGCGCGACACGACGCTGCCGCCGGTGCTGGTCTATCCGATCGAGCACGACCTGACGCTGCGGCCGGGGCTGCGTCCGGCCGACGGCGCGTCGCTGGCCGCCCTGATCGGCCGCACCCGTACGGCCTTGCTGGAGTCGCTGGGCGACGGGCGCACCACCTCGGAGCTGGCCCGCCGGGTCGGGGTGAGCGCGGCGTCGGTCAGCCAGCACACCGCTGTGCTGCGGGAAGCCCAGCTGATCCAGACCAGCCGGGCCGGCAAGGCGGTCGTGCACACCTTGACGCCGCTCGGAAAGGCCCTCTTGGGGGAGCTGCCCGCCCGTCCCTGA
- a CDS encoding phosphotransferase enzyme family protein produces the protein MIGVERLRAALRERWDLTDPAVEVHDGGMNSATWFVTDGEQRWVAKAVVPAARESFRGGLAVATALETAGIPAGAPRPTRLGDLVADVDGVPVGLLTWVPGAEPDDQRVIGATLGRVHRALRDVSVPGAERFHWVDPRAGHLDVEPWVRPAVSAAVTAWDRLDPTTLTWGLLHTDPAPEAFRVERGVCGVIDWSVALAGPLLYDLASAVMYVGGPGHAAALVESYLDQGVVPRAEVERALPVMFRFRMAVQADYFARRLATNDLTGIDSDAENWKGLAAARAGL, from the coding sequence GTGATCGGCGTTGAGCGGCTCCGGGCGGCCCTGAGGGAGCGGTGGGACCTGACGGATCCGGCGGTCGAGGTGCACGACGGCGGGATGAACTCCGCGACCTGGTTCGTGACCGACGGTGAGCAGCGGTGGGTGGCCAAGGCCGTAGTCCCGGCCGCCCGCGAGTCGTTCCGCGGTGGCCTCGCCGTCGCGACCGCGCTCGAAACGGCGGGAATCCCGGCCGGGGCGCCGCGGCCGACCCGCCTCGGTGACCTGGTCGCTGACGTCGACGGTGTCCCGGTGGGGCTGCTGACCTGGGTTCCCGGCGCCGAACCGGACGACCAGCGGGTCATCGGCGCGACCTTGGGCCGGGTGCACCGGGCGCTGCGTGACGTGTCGGTTCCCGGCGCGGAGCGTTTCCACTGGGTCGACCCGCGGGCCGGGCACCTGGACGTCGAGCCGTGGGTGCGACCGGCCGTGAGTGCCGCCGTCACCGCGTGGGACCGGCTCGATCCCACCACGCTGACGTGGGGCCTGCTGCACACCGACCCGGCTCCGGAGGCGTTCCGCGTGGAGCGCGGGGTGTGCGGGGTGATCGACTGGAGCGTGGCCCTGGCCGGCCCGCTGCTCTACGACCTGGCCTCGGCCGTCATGTACGTCGGAGGGCCGGGTCACGCCGCCGCCCTGGTCGAGTCGTACCTGGACCAAGGAGTCGTGCCCCGGGCCGAGGTGGAGCGGGCGTTGCCGGTGATGTTCCGCTTCCGCATGGCGGTGCAGGCCGACTACTTCGCGCGCCGCCTCGCCACCAACGATCTGACCGGCATCGACAGCGATGCGGAGAACTGGAAGGGTCTGGCCGCCGCCCGCGCCGGACTGTGA
- a CDS encoding SAM-dependent methyltransferase — protein MDPHRVDSIAHTHHPVAAPVAGVNVNKLLRRAGRGPAARILDLGCGQAAWAMQALAHCPDGHADAVDTNPYALERAEAAAGMRELADRLTLHERDARTYVPDGDYDLVLCVGSTTVLGGFAQTLDVAGRHANAHGILIVGERFWEAPPTTEALAALDVKPTDLTDLPGLIDAAGAAGWHPVYAHVSDPAEWDDYEWSWTGSVSEWALDNPGHPDAAELQHLARTRRAHWLRGYRGLLGFATLVLRHEAA, from the coding sequence GTGGATCCTCATCGTGTCGACTCGATCGCCCACACGCATCACCCCGTCGCCGCGCCGGTCGCCGGGGTCAACGTCAACAAGCTCCTGCGCCGGGCCGGCCGCGGACCGGCCGCCCGCATTCTCGACCTGGGCTGCGGACAGGCCGCGTGGGCGATGCAGGCGCTGGCCCACTGCCCCGACGGCCACGCCGACGCCGTCGACACCAACCCGTACGCGCTGGAACGGGCCGAAGCGGCCGCGGGGATGCGGGAACTGGCCGACCGCCTGACCCTGCACGAACGCGACGCCCGCACGTACGTCCCCGACGGCGACTACGACCTCGTGCTGTGCGTGGGCTCCACAACCGTCCTCGGCGGCTTCGCGCAGACCCTCGACGTCGCGGGCCGGCACGCGAACGCGCACGGCATCCTGATCGTCGGCGAACGGTTCTGGGAAGCCCCGCCGACCACGGAGGCGCTGGCCGCCCTCGACGTCAAGCCCACGGACCTGACCGACCTGCCGGGCCTGATCGACGCGGCGGGCGCGGCGGGCTGGCATCCGGTCTACGCCCACGTCAGCGACCCGGCCGAGTGGGACGACTACGAGTGGTCATGGACCGGCTCCGTCTCGGAGTGGGCCCTAGACAACCCCGGGCATCCCGACGCCGCCGAGCTTCAGCACCTCGCGCGCACGCGGCGCGCTCACTGGCTCCGCGGGTATCGCGGCCTCCTCGGCTTCGCGACCCTGGTGCTCCGCCACGAAGCCGCCTGA
- a CDS encoding DUF3817 domain-containing protein codes for MQPYRIFRITAVAEAFSWAGLLVGMYLKRVAEVTDMGVWLFGRLHGALFVAYIVAALWVARTERWSLLRTLVGLAASIPPFTSLIFERWVARRRPAERAAEPSAAN; via the coding sequence GTGCAGCCGTATCGCATCTTCCGCATCACGGCCGTGGCCGAGGCGTTCTCCTGGGCGGGCCTGCTCGTCGGCATGTATCTCAAGCGCGTCGCCGAGGTCACCGACATGGGGGTGTGGCTGTTCGGCCGGCTGCACGGGGCGCTGTTCGTGGCCTACATCGTGGCCGCGCTGTGGGTGGCGCGGACCGAGCGGTGGTCGCTGCTGCGCACGCTGGTCGGGCTGGCCGCCTCGATCCCGCCGTTCACGTCGCTGATCTTCGAGCGCTGGGTGGCGCGCCGGCGACCGGCCGAGCGGGCCGCTGAGCCGTCGGCGGCCAATTGA
- a CDS encoding TetR/AcrR family transcriptional regulator: protein MNQDGRLMRGERTRVAVLDRALRLATEAGLDGLSLSQVAEALGVSKSGLFAHWRSKEALQLAVIEHARAQWTDEVIRPALQEPRGVRRLWALHDRRLDFYRAAILPGRCFFANAHFEFNARPGAVHDRLAAELREWMGFLTGLAADAVATGELRADTDPGDLAYETEALGVCAVMQAPVLGPEATFRHARRALLDRLRAAATDPAILKEPT, encoded by the coding sequence ATGAACCAGGACGGCAGGCTGATGCGGGGCGAGCGGACGCGGGTCGCCGTGCTCGATCGGGCCCTGCGGCTGGCGACCGAGGCCGGGCTGGACGGGTTGTCGCTCAGCCAGGTCGCCGAGGCGCTCGGCGTGAGCAAGTCCGGCCTGTTCGCGCACTGGCGGTCCAAGGAGGCGTTGCAGCTCGCGGTGATCGAGCACGCCCGCGCCCAGTGGACCGACGAGGTGATCCGCCCCGCCCTTCAGGAGCCGCGCGGTGTGCGCCGCCTGTGGGCCCTGCACGATCGGCGCCTCGATTTCTACCGGGCGGCGATCCTGCCCGGCCGCTGCTTCTTCGCCAACGCGCACTTCGAGTTCAACGCCCGGCCCGGAGCGGTGCACGACCGGCTGGCCGCGGAGCTCCGGGAGTGGATGGGGTTCCTGACCGGTCTGGCCGCCGATGCCGTGGCCACGGGCGAGCTGCGGGCGGACACCGACCCGGGCGACCTCGCGTACGAGACCGAGGCGCTGGGGGTCTGCGCCGTGATGCAGGCGCCCGTCCTGGGGCCCGAGGCCACCTTTCGCCACGCCCGCCGCGCGCTGCTCGACCGGCTGCGCGCCGCCGCCACCGACCCTGCGATCCTCAAGGAGCCGACATGA
- a CDS encoding NAD(P)/FAD-dependent oxidoreductase gives MKHQIVVLGAGYAGANAAGRLARRLHPADTEITLVNADAEFVERIRLHQVAAGQDLKPRPLTAVFAGTGVRVRIGRVTAIDIEARTVDLDSGVLPYDTLVYALGSTTSTSGALSAPALPGVAGASVAGAGVAGVAGVAGVAGVAEHAYDVGGAGSARRLRSRLRSLAAGGTVLLVGGGLTSIEAAAEIAEARPDLGVTLAVRGTLGGWLSEKAQRHLRATFNRLGVALEEQTEIAAVEADRAVTSGGRTIPADVTVWAAGFTVHPLAAATGLEVTPTGQIVVDDTMRSVSHPDVYAIGDAAYAHGASGSPLRMSCASGIPSAYHAADVIAARLTGRDVPSNRIRYNAQCISLGRHDGIVQWVTPDDRPKPSAIVGAPAARVKELICRGAAWSMTHPTTLLPSRRRHVLTPDPPVPAQA, from the coding sequence ATGAAGCACCAGATCGTCGTCCTCGGCGCCGGATACGCCGGCGCCAACGCGGCCGGCCGCCTGGCCCGGCGGCTGCACCCCGCCGACACCGAGATCACCCTGGTCAACGCCGACGCCGAATTCGTCGAGCGGATCCGCCTGCACCAGGTCGCGGCAGGCCAGGACCTGAAACCCCGCCCCTTGACCGCAGTCTTCGCCGGCACCGGCGTACGGGTGCGGATCGGCCGGGTCACCGCCATCGACATCGAAGCCCGCACCGTCGACCTCGACAGCGGCGTACTCCCCTACGACACGCTGGTCTACGCACTCGGCAGCACAACGTCCACGAGCGGCGCCCTCAGCGCCCCCGCTCTGCCCGGCGTCGCGGGCGCGAGCGTCGCGGGCGCGGGCGTCGCGGGCGTCGCGGGCGTCGCGGGCGTCGCGGGCGTCGCCGAGCATGCTTACGACGTGGGCGGTGCCGGGTCGGCGCGGCGGCTGCGCAGCCGGCTGCGCAGCCTTGCCGCGGGCGGCACCGTGCTGCTGGTCGGTGGCGGCTTGACCAGCATCGAGGCCGCCGCCGAGATCGCCGAGGCGCGGCCCGATCTCGGGGTCACGCTGGCCGTACGCGGCACCCTGGGCGGCTGGCTGAGCGAGAAGGCCCAGCGGCACCTCCGCGCGACCTTCAACCGGCTCGGCGTCGCCTTGGAGGAGCAGACCGAGATCGCGGCCGTCGAGGCGGACCGCGCAGTCACCTCCGGCGGCCGCACGATCCCGGCCGACGTGACGGTCTGGGCCGCGGGCTTCACCGTGCACCCGCTCGCCGCCGCAACCGGGCTGGAGGTCACGCCGACCGGGCAGATCGTCGTCGACGACACCATGCGGTCGGTCTCGCACCCCGACGTCTACGCGATCGGCGACGCCGCCTACGCCCACGGCGCGAGCGGTTCCCCGTTGCGCATGTCGTGCGCCTCGGGCATCCCGTCGGCCTACCACGCGGCCGATGTCATCGCCGCCCGCCTGACCGGCCGGGACGTCCCGTCCAACCGGATCCGCTACAACGCGCAATGCATCAGCCTGGGCCGCCACGACGGCATCGTGCAGTGGGTGACCCCGGACGACCGGCCCAAGCCGTCAGCGATCGTCGGCGCCCCGGCCGCGCGCGTGAAGGAGTTGATCTGCCGGGGCGCGGCCTGGAGCATGACCCACCCGACAACCCTGCTCCCGTCCCGCCGGCGCCACGTGCTGACGCCCGACCCGCCCGTCCCGGCCCAGGCCTGA
- a CDS encoding acyl-CoA thioesterase, producing the protein MTTTAVHSHGAVVRQPVHFDDLDAMGILHNSRYAVLVERAIVIWWTERGVSFSGGRPTTPDAFNVVRDYQITFHRPVRGTGEVEIRFWLDRMGTTSADYAFQVTSADGATVHAEGRRVNIRLDPATMRPAPWTDHGRAVAAALLRA; encoded by the coding sequence ATGACCACCACCGCAGTCCACAGCCACGGCGCCGTCGTCCGGCAGCCGGTGCACTTCGACGACCTGGACGCCATGGGCATCCTGCACAACTCGCGCTACGCCGTGCTCGTGGAGCGGGCGATCGTCATCTGGTGGACGGAACGCGGTGTGTCGTTCTCGGGCGGCCGCCCCACCACGCCCGACGCGTTCAACGTGGTCCGCGACTATCAGATCACGTTCCACCGCCCGGTCCGCGGCACCGGCGAGGTCGAGATCCGCTTCTGGCTCGACCGGATGGGCACGACCAGCGCCGACTACGCCTTCCAGGTCACCTCGGCCGACGGCGCGACGGTGCACGCCGAGGGCCGCCGGGTCAACATCCGCCTCGACCCGGCCACGATGCGCCCGGCCCCCTGGACCGACCACGGCCGCGCTGTCGCGGCCGCGCTGCTGCGGGCCTGA
- a CDS encoding helix-turn-helix domain-containing protein, with protein sequence MTGRGDIGGSTVRRLQLGARLRELRLAAGVSREAAGYRIRASESKISRMELGRVGFKARDVTDLLLLYGVESPEEHERLLELTKAANSPSWWHTYGDVLENWFHSYLDLEQAAELIRTYEIQFVPGLLQTEAYASAVIRLAHTNPGETEVERLAKLRMTRKETLERPDAPTFWAVLDEAVLRRLIGGTEVLREQIVALLEACENPNIRLQVIPFDSGGHAAAGGAFSILRFPHEELDDVVYIEHLTSALYLDKREDVDDYAAAFGRLIIEAAPPARTPDILKSVIADLDAS encoded by the coding sequence GTGACCGGGCGTGGGGACATCGGCGGGTCGACCGTGCGTCGGCTCCAGCTGGGCGCCCGCCTGCGCGAATTGCGCCTCGCCGCCGGGGTGAGCCGTGAGGCCGCCGGCTATCGCATCCGTGCCTCCGAATCCAAGATCAGCCGGATGGAGCTGGGCCGCGTCGGCTTCAAGGCGCGCGACGTGACCGACCTGCTGCTGCTCTACGGCGTCGAGAGCCCCGAGGAGCACGAGCGCCTGCTCGAGCTGACCAAGGCGGCCAACTCGCCCAGCTGGTGGCACACGTACGGCGACGTGCTGGAGAACTGGTTCCACAGCTACCTCGACCTCGAGCAGGCCGCCGAGTTGATCCGCACGTACGAGATCCAGTTCGTGCCGGGCCTGCTGCAGACCGAGGCGTACGCCAGCGCCGTCATCCGGCTGGCCCACACCAACCCGGGCGAGACCGAGGTCGAGCGGCTGGCCAAGCTGCGCATGACCCGCAAGGAGACCCTGGAGCGGCCCGACGCGCCGACGTTCTGGGCGGTGCTCGACGAGGCAGTGCTGCGGCGGCTCATCGGCGGCACCGAGGTGCTGCGCGAACAGATCGTGGCGCTGCTGGAGGCCTGCGAGAATCCGAACATCCGGCTCCAGGTGATCCCGTTCGACTCCGGCGGGCACGCGGCGGCCGGGGGCGCGTTCAGCATTCTGCGCTTCCCGCACGAGGAGCTGGACGACGTCGTCTACATCGAGCATCTCACCAGCGCGCTCTACCTCGACAAACGCGAGGATGTGGACGACTACGCGGCGGCCTTCGGGCGGCTCATCATCGAGGCCGCGCCACCCGCCCGCACCCCCGACATATTGAAGAGCGTCATCGCCGACCTGGACGCTTCCTGA